One Microbacter margulisiae genomic window carries:
- a CDS encoding DUF4296 domain-containing protein, with the protein MKRLMFFLGLAALLLSCSEQPRGILSEQKMANIIYDVTLASNCMMTRGYMPHNDSLKKKNFEYVLQKYHVSPAEFDSSAVWYSQHTVKYEHVYTLVITKFQVLQKDLNAEKFKDKEVVRTKIDTINLWSMPRDFHIKPSKVPLLKNQSRNKIPFRIEGSQLNLGDKLLMTFLLNVSSADKATKQRMWIKVHYFPDKTDSLVSYIKNDGKWRKYSLIFPLSSTQKVKYVEGAILDCTLAKGKQHADVDSIRFVHISYPTPKIIPKKIVKHKPWYWPF; encoded by the coding sequence ATGAAGCGATTAATGTTTTTTTTAGGGTTGGCTGCGTTGTTGCTAAGTTGCAGCGAGCAACCGAGAGGTATATTGTCAGAGCAAAAAATGGCAAACATCATTTATGATGTTACATTAGCCAGTAATTGCATGATGACAAGAGGTTATATGCCTCACAATGACAGCCTTAAAAAAAAGAATTTTGAATATGTGCTTCAGAAATATCATGTTTCACCAGCGGAATTTGATTCGTCAGCAGTATGGTATTCACAACATACAGTGAAATATGAACATGTTTATACACTTGTGATTACGAAATTCCAGGTGCTGCAAAAGGATTTAAATGCTGAAAAATTTAAAGATAAAGAGGTTGTGCGTACCAAGATTGATACAATAAATTTGTGGTCTATGCCCCGCGATTTTCATATCAAACCTTCTAAAGTGCCTCTACTCAAGAACCAGTCCCGGAATAAAATTCCTTTTCGAATAGAAGGAAGCCAATTGAATTTAGGTGATAAATTATTAATGACTTTCTTGTTGAATGTTTCTTCTGCTGACAAGGCAACGAAGCAACGCATGTGGATTAAAGTTCATTATTTCCCAGATAAAACCGATAGTTTGGTGTCTTATATTAAAAATGACGGGAAATGGCGGAAATATTCACTCATCTTTCCTTTGTCATCTACACAAAAAGTAAAATATGTGGAAGGGGCAATTTTGGATTGTACTTTAGCCAAAGGCAAACAACATGCTGACGTGGATAGCATCCGATTCGTCCATATCTCATATCCTACACCTAAAATAATACCTAAAAAAATTGTCAAACACAAACCATGGTATTGGCCATTTTGA
- a CDS encoding lipoprotein signal peptidase — MSSLAKKSILTVFFVLVADQSLKFFIKLHYPLGYDHPIFSWFHIYFIENNGMAFGMELFGKLFLSLFRIAASVFLIYYIVKIIKRNYPAGYVIAISLILAGAIGNLLDSMFYGVLFSDSAAGIAQLLPIGGGYAPLFYGRVVDMLYFPLIHGQLPSWVPFWGGEDFIFFRPIFNLADSAVTVGVFIILLFYRRYLSDTTETSNNETKMKE; from the coding sequence ATGTCATCTTTAGCAAAAAAGTCCATTTTGACCGTTTTTTTCGTTCTGGTGGCTGATCAAAGTTTGAAATTTTTCATCAAGTTACATTATCCTCTGGGGTATGATCATCCTATTTTTAGCTGGTTTCACATCTATTTTATAGAAAATAACGGGATGGCTTTTGGCATGGAACTTTTTGGTAAATTATTTTTGAGCCTTTTCCGTATTGCTGCGAGCGTATTTTTGATCTATTATATTGTTAAAATCATTAAACGTAATTATCCTGCAGGTTATGTAATTGCGATCTCACTCATTTTAGCAGGTGCAATAGGGAATTTGCTTGATAGTATGTTTTATGGAGTGCTTTTTTCTGATAGTGCAGCTGGCATTGCCCAGTTATTGCCAATAGGAGGCGGATATGCACCTTTGTTTTATGGAAGGGTAGTGGATATGTTATATTTCCCGTTAATTCATGGACAGCTTCCTTCGTGGGTGCCATTCTGGGGTGGGGAAGATTTTATCTTTTTCCGTCCTATTTTTAATCTGGCTGATAGTGCTGTCACAGTTGGCGTTTTTATTATTCTGCTCTTTTATCGTCGATATTTGTCAGACACAACGGAGACAAGTAATAATGAGACTAAAATGAAAGAATGA
- a CDS encoding enoyl-ACP reductase FabI translates to MGNNLLSGKRGIIFGALNDMSIAWKVAERAVEEGAIITLSNTALAVRMGTVAELGKNLNAEIIPADATKVEDLEMVFAQSQDILGGKIDFVLHSIGMSPNVRKKRAYDDLDYNLLQSTLDISAISFHKMMQVAKKMDAINEWGSIVALSYVAAQRTLFGYNDMADAKAMLESIARSFGYIYGREKNVRVNTISQSPTLTTAGSGIKGFDGLMDFADRMAPLGNATADECANYCIVMFSDLTRKVTMQNLYHDGGFASMGMSLKAMNQYNKSFENEFKDENGHIIYG, encoded by the coding sequence ATGGGAAATAACTTATTATCCGGTAAGCGCGGAATTATTTTTGGAGCTTTAAATGACATGTCAATTGCATGGAAAGTTGCAGAGCGTGCAGTTGAAGAAGGGGCGATAATCACTTTGTCTAACACAGCTTTAGCTGTTCGGATGGGAACTGTAGCTGAATTAGGAAAGAACTTGAATGCAGAGATCATTCCTGCTGATGCAACCAAAGTTGAAGATTTGGAAATGGTATTTGCCCAGTCGCAGGATATTTTAGGTGGAAAAATCGATTTTGTATTACATTCGATCGGCATGTCGCCTAATGTACGTAAAAAACGTGCTTATGATGATTTGGACTATAATCTGTTGCAAAGTACCCTTGATATTTCAGCTATCTCTTTTCACAAGATGATGCAGGTTGCAAAAAAGATGGATGCAATCAACGAATGGGGGTCTATTGTTGCTCTTTCTTATGTTGCAGCTCAACGCACTTTGTTTGGATATAACGATATGGCAGATGCCAAAGCTATGTTGGAATCAATAGCGCGTAGTTTTGGTTACATTTATGGTCGTGAAAAGAATGTGCGCGTGAATACAATCTCGCAGTCACCAACTCTTACAACTGCTGGTAGCGGCATCAAAGGTTTTGATGGCCTGATGGATTTTGCAGATCGAATGGCTCCTCTTGGAAATGCTACGGCTGATGAATGTGCAAATTATTGTATCGTCATGTTCTCAGATTTGACCCGTAAGGTAACCATGCAAAACTTGTATCATGATGGTGGTTTTGCTTCTATGGGGATGAGCTTAAAAGCCATGAATCAATATAATAAGAGCTTTGAAAACGAGTTCAAAGACGAAAACGGACATATTATTTACGGATAA
- the guaA gene encoding glutamine-hydrolyzing GMP synthase has protein sequence MTDKILILDFGSQYTQLIGRRIREMNVYCEIHPYNHFPAIDQTVKGVILSGSPYSVHQPDALIPDLEKIEGHVPVLGICYGAQYLCYSQKGKVEASETREYGRAMLNVGFSQSPLFEGISERTQVWMSHGDTITLLPDHFECIASTDTVKNAAFKIKNEPTYGIQFHPEVYHTTEGSQLLKNFVVNICQCQQNWTPESFITTTINELKAKLGNDKVVLGLSGGVDSTVAGVLMHHAIGSNLTCIFVNNGLLRKNEFENVLEQYKHMQLNVIGVDASDRFLNDLKGISDPEKKRKIIGRDFIEVFNAEAKKLTDVQWLGQGTIYPDVIESVSVNGPSATIKSHHNVGGLPKEMHLKVVEPLRLLFKDEVRRVGSALGISQKLLGRHPFPGPGLGVRILGEVTSERVRILQDADAIFIDSLIESGLYDSIWQAGTILLPVKSVGVMGDERTYENTVALRAVHSTDGMTADWVHLPYDFLAKVSNDIINKVRGVNRVVYDISSKPPATIEWE, from the coding sequence ATGACTGACAAAATTCTTATTCTTGATTTCGGGTCTCAATATACCCAATTAATTGGTCGGCGCATTCGTGAAATGAATGTGTATTGTGAAATCCACCCTTACAATCATTTCCCGGCGATTGACCAAACGGTAAAAGGTGTAATCCTCTCCGGAAGTCCATATTCCGTCCATCAACCGGATGCATTAATCCCGGATTTAGAAAAAATAGAAGGCCATGTACCGGTACTTGGTATTTGTTACGGAGCGCAATATTTATGCTACAGCCAAAAAGGGAAAGTGGAGGCTTCAGAAACCCGCGAGTATGGACGTGCCATGTTAAATGTTGGATTCTCCCAATCCCCTTTATTTGAAGGAATCAGTGAACGAACACAGGTCTGGATGTCGCACGGGGATACAATAACCTTGCTTCCAGATCATTTTGAGTGTATTGCGTCAACAGACACCGTAAAAAATGCGGCTTTCAAGATAAAAAATGAACCAACATACGGTATCCAGTTTCATCCTGAAGTTTACCATACAACCGAGGGCTCTCAGCTTCTAAAAAACTTTGTCGTCAATATTTGCCAGTGCCAACAAAATTGGACACCAGAATCATTCATTACAACAACCATTAATGAGCTAAAAGCAAAACTTGGAAATGATAAAGTTGTATTGGGCCTTTCCGGAGGTGTAGATTCTACCGTAGCAGGCGTTTTAATGCATCATGCCATCGGTAGTAACTTAACCTGCATTTTTGTCAATAATGGGTTGCTTCGCAAAAATGAATTTGAGAATGTATTGGAACAATATAAGCACATGCAACTCAATGTTATTGGAGTGGATGCTTCCGATCGTTTTCTGAATGATCTGAAGGGTATTTCCGACCCTGAAAAGAAGCGGAAGATCATTGGACGGGATTTCATTGAAGTCTTCAATGCAGAAGCAAAGAAATTGACGGATGTGCAATGGTTAGGACAGGGTACCATTTATCCTGACGTTATTGAATCAGTATCAGTCAACGGCCCTTCTGCCACCATTAAATCGCATCATAATGTGGGTGGACTTCCCAAAGAAATGCATCTGAAAGTGGTAGAACCATTGCGGTTGCTCTTCAAGGACGAAGTTCGTCGTGTAGGGTCGGCATTAGGCATTTCGCAAAAACTATTGGGACGTCATCCTTTCCCTGGCCCTGGATTGGGCGTTCGCATTCTGGGAGAAGTGACCTCCGAACGGGTTCGAATTTTGCAGGATGCTGATGCTATTTTTATTGATTCCTTGATCGAAAGCGGTTTATATGATTCCATCTGGCAAGCTGGAACCATTCTATTGCCTGTCAAATCAGTCGGAGTCATGGGAGACGAACGGACGTATGAAAATACTGTTGCATTGCGTGCAGTTCATTCCACCGATGGAATGACAGCAGATTGGGTACATCTTCCGTATGATTTTCTGGCGAAAGTATCCAACGATATTATAAATAAAGTGCGAGGCGTCAACCGAGTTGTGTATGACATCAGCTCCAAGCCGCCTGCAACAATTGAATGGGAATAA
- a CDS encoding TatD family hydrolase, with protein MLIDTHSHIYLPEFDDDRLDVIARAKATDIRHIILPNVDKETLEPMWNLEVMDQAYFHAAIGLHPTSVNANYRAELKWVKSELDRRYYCAIGEVGIDLYWDKTFRDEQIMAFEQQLQWAIDYQLPVIIHQRNAFEEAISSVEKYHHTGLSGIFHSFGGSEEEANRILALDNFFLGINGVVTFKNSHLADTLTQVPLNRLVLETDAPYLTPVPYRGKRNESSYLTFIAKTISEIYHTTTEEVEEITSRNALSLFSL; from the coding sequence ATGCTTATTGATACCCATTCTCACATATACCTTCCCGAGTTTGATGATGACAGGTTGGATGTTATAGCCCGCGCCAAAGCGACTGATATCCGGCATATTATTCTTCCCAATGTCGACAAAGAAACACTGGAGCCCATGTGGAATCTCGAAGTAATGGATCAGGCTTATTTTCATGCAGCTATCGGATTGCATCCCACCAGTGTCAATGCTAATTACCGCGCCGAACTTAAATGGGTCAAAAGTGAACTCGATCGCCGGTATTATTGTGCAATCGGAGAAGTGGGCATTGATCTCTATTGGGATAAAACTTTTCGGGATGAACAAATTATGGCATTCGAACAACAACTTCAATGGGCAATCGATTACCAACTGCCGGTCATTATTCATCAACGCAATGCTTTTGAAGAAGCAATCTCATCAGTTGAAAAATATCATCACACAGGATTATCCGGTATTTTCCATAGTTTTGGCGGAAGCGAAGAAGAAGCCAACCGTATACTGGCATTAGACAATTTCTTTCTGGGCATCAATGGTGTGGTTACATTCAAAAATTCTCATCTGGCTGATACATTAACGCAAGTGCCGCTGAATCGGCTGGTACTTGAGACAGATGCCCCGTACCTTACGCCAGTTCCCTATCGCGGGAAACGAAATGAAAGTAGCTATCTTACATTCATTGCCAAAACAATAAGCGAAATATACCATACCACGACAGAGGAAGTTGAAGAAATTACGTCCCGTAATGCTTTAAGTCTATTCAGTTTATAA
- a CDS encoding IS4 family transposase, with protein MDRNKFNYIVHKFDGDKYVKHFTCWNQLLALMFGQLSNRESLRDLIVALDAHHSKSYHLGFSKNVSKSSLARANQDRDYHIFEEYAYYLIIQAREKRVSDIFQLGGNVYAFDSTTIDLCLSVFWWAKFRKKKGGIKVHTLYDVETQVPAFFHITEASVHDSKAMKEIPYEPGSYYIFDRAYNSFKMLYKIHQIEAFFVVRAKKNLQYKSLKWKRRLPENVLSDVMIELTGFYPSQYYPRTLRLVRYWDQEQEREFVFLTNAVHISALQVAELYKNRWQVELFFKWLKQHLKIKKFWGTTENAVRIQIYVAICTYCLVAIVQKDIQLDRSTYEVLQILSISLTDKTHLRDLFERTKFQNDKDRFRLNEPSLFDF; from the coding sequence TTGGATCGGAATAAGTTCAACTACATTGTTCACAAGTTCGATGGCGACAAATACGTGAAGCATTTCACGTGCTGGAATCAATTACTTGCTCTGATGTTCGGACAACTGTCCAACCGAGAAAGTCTGAGAGATTTGATTGTCGCACTTGATGCTCATCACTCCAAATCTTATCATTTGGGTTTTAGCAAAAATGTTTCAAAATCATCTCTGGCAAGAGCCAATCAAGACAGAGATTATCACATTTTTGAAGAGTATGCTTACTACCTGATAATACAAGCCAGAGAGAAACGAGTTTCTGATATCTTCCAACTTGGTGGTAATGTCTACGCTTTCGATTCAACAACGATTGACTTGTGCCTTTCCGTATTCTGGTGGGCGAAGTTTCGCAAGAAAAAAGGCGGAATCAAAGTGCATACATTGTATGATGTAGAAACACAGGTTCCGGCTTTCTTTCATATTACCGAGGCGTCGGTACACGACTCTAAAGCGATGAAAGAAATTCCTTATGAACCAGGATCTTATTATATATTTGACAGAGCCTACAACAGCTTCAAAATGCTGTATAAGATTCATCAGATAGAAGCTTTCTTTGTTGTTAGAGCCAAGAAGAACCTGCAATACAAATCCCTCAAATGGAAACGCAGGTTACCTGAAAATGTGCTTTCAGATGTGATGATTGAATTGACCGGATTTTATCCAAGTCAATACTATCCAAGAACTCTTCGTTTGGTCAGATATTGGGATCAAGAACAAGAACGTGAGTTTGTCTTCTTAACCAATGCAGTGCATATTTCGGCACTTCAAGTTGCCGAACTTTACAAGAACCGCTGGCAAGTCGAGCTGTTCTTCAAATGGTTGAAACAACATCTGAAAATAAAGAAATTCTGGGGTACAACTGAGAACGCAGTTCGGATTCAAATCTACGTGGCTATATGTACTTACTGTCTGGTGGCAATTGTCCAAAAAGACATACAACTTGATAGAAGTACCTATGAGGTCTTGCAGATCCTGAGTATATCTTTAACCGATAAAACTCATCTTCGGGACCTCTTCGAGAGAACTAAATTTCAAAATGACAAAGATCGTTTTAGGCTTAATGAGCCAAGTTTATTTGATTTTTAA
- a CDS encoding histidine-type phosphatase: MKKILLFGLLFSCIFGLNAQTAKEEIYANVQRSGGNYYAYPGPENAKQTPPPAGYKPFYISTYARHGSRFLIDEGDYTKPLAILQKADQAGKLTPLGKEVMAVVDSMARMSRGRLGELTPLGAIQHEGIARRMFNNFPQVFSGHAYVDARSTVVIRCILSMMDECLQLKGMNPEINIKNDASMHDMYYMNYDDKTLDKLRELPEVKAAYLKFRNEHTHPERLMKTLFTDENYVKENVNPDILMKELFNLAANMQSHKYQTNMDLYHIFTKQECYDLWQVDNFRWYIDFGPSPLTEGKMPYVEANLLNNILNTADTCILKKGNGATLRFGHDVCIVPLESLMELGNCAKEISNPDQLANEWRTYKVVAMGSNIQLVFFRKQGSKDVLVKALLNEHEMSLPVKSDLAPYYHWKDVEAYYRHKLANFRNSKM, translated from the coding sequence ATGAAAAAGATCTTATTATTTGGTTTATTATTCTCGTGCATTTTTGGACTGAATGCCCAAACGGCAAAAGAAGAAATTTATGCGAATGTGCAACGTTCCGGTGGTAATTATTATGCTTATCCCGGACCGGAAAATGCAAAACAAACTCCTCCTCCGGCTGGATACAAACCTTTTTATATCAGTACCTATGCCCGTCATGGTTCACGTTTCCTGATTGATGAAGGAGATTATACCAAACCGTTGGCAATATTGCAGAAGGCTGATCAGGCTGGAAAACTTACTCCGCTTGGTAAAGAAGTAATGGCTGTGGTAGATAGCATGGCGCGAATGTCCCGTGGACGTCTTGGAGAATTAACTCCCCTGGGTGCTATACAGCATGAAGGTATAGCCAGGAGGATGTTTAATAATTTTCCACAAGTGTTCAGTGGGCATGCCTATGTAGATGCCCGTTCCACGGTTGTGATACGTTGCATTCTCTCCATGATGGATGAATGCCTGCAACTGAAAGGGATGAATCCGGAAATAAACATAAAGAATGATGCCAGCATGCACGACATGTATTATATGAATTATGATGATAAAACATTGGACAAGCTGCGTGAATTGCCGGAAGTCAAGGCCGCATACCTGAAGTTTAGAAATGAACACACACATCCTGAACGTCTGATGAAAACTCTTTTTACGGATGAAAATTATGTAAAAGAAAATGTCAATCCCGATATCCTAATGAAAGAGTTGTTCAATCTTGCTGCGAATATGCAGAGTCACAAATACCAAACTAACATGGATTTATACCACATATTTACGAAACAGGAATGTTACGATTTATGGCAGGTTGACAATTTCAGGTGGTATATTGATTTCGGTCCTTCGCCGTTAACTGAAGGAAAAATGCCTTATGTGGAAGCCAATTTACTGAACAATATTCTTAATACTGCAGATACCTGCATCTTAAAAAAAGGGAACGGTGCAACCTTACGGTTTGGTCATGATGTTTGTATTGTTCCTTTGGAGTCATTGATGGAACTTGGTAATTGTGCGAAGGAAATCAGCAATCCCGATCAATTGGCCAATGAGTGGCGTACCTATAAAGTCGTTGCAATGGGTAGTAATATCCAGTTGGTTTTCTTTCGTAAACAGGGAAGTAAGGATGTTCTGGTCAAAGCGTTGCTCAACGAGCATGAAATGAGTTTGCCTGTGAAATCAGATCTCGCACCTTATTATCATTGGAAAGATGTGGAGGCTTATTACCGACACAAGCTTGCAAATTTCAGAAATAGTAAAATGTAA
- a CDS encoding cation transporter — MITSEQKLYTRAYQLSLFTIVYNIFEGVVSMFFGYHDGTLALFGFGIDSFIEVMSGIGIAVMIVRIRRNAGNVKSKFETTALRITGVSFYLLSAGLLAGIISDLVTRHKPQTTIWGIIISSVSILTMIWLTYAKKSIGKKLHSEPIIADANCTRICVYMSVVLLASSLIYALTRFAYADLLGVAGLIYFSVSEGKEAFEKIEGKECSCGKCRNEHPA, encoded by the coding sequence ATGATTACATCAGAACAAAAGTTATATACCAGGGCTTATCAGCTAAGCTTGTTTACTATTGTTTATAATATTTTCGAAGGAGTTGTTTCCATGTTTTTTGGGTACCATGACGGTACACTGGCACTGTTTGGTTTCGGCATAGATAGTTTTATTGAAGTAATGTCGGGCATCGGTATTGCTGTGATGATCGTCCGCATCCGACGCAATGCAGGAAATGTCAAAAGCAAATTCGAGACAACAGCCTTGAGGATTACAGGTGTGTCATTCTATTTACTTTCAGCCGGATTACTGGCAGGCATCATATCGGATCTTGTTACCCGGCATAAGCCTCAGACAACGATTTGGGGAATAATCATTTCCTCTGTTTCCATCCTGACAATGATATGGCTTACCTATGCAAAAAAGAGCATCGGGAAAAAACTACATTCCGAACCTATTATTGCTGATGCCAATTGCACAAGGATTTGTGTTTATATGTCAGTAGTACTGCTTGCTTCCAGTTTAATTTATGCGCTTACCCGTTTTGCTTATGCTGATCTGTTGGGAGTGGCAGGTCTTATCTATTTTTCTGTTTCTGAAGGAAAAGAAGCATTTGAAAAAATAGAAGGCAAAGAGTGCTCCTGCGGGAAATGCCGGAATGAACATCCAGCCTAA
- a CDS encoding tetratricopeptide repeat protein → MKKLLIFTFLLCSVTAYAQIDTSGFYMAKVLYEKKDLHGAETILKRIEKSAPDYAPCLYYLGLVFQDENNFNDAEKYYLLAGEKGKNYGEPYSDLSALMFEEHKYNDAVQYAKVSIDRDSTNEKAYINLASALYQIKKYDESREDFIKAAEINPFEVLNLGVVQLKQYNNPNGAIYYFTIVYKLYPTFPSVILNLGNTYRMIGNTTIATQIFENGYHAINPTDKMFELIYVNYFRLLLDNKQYRQIIKTAFNKVPGNHAYAYFYSALSNYALGNKAIFIRQANRYFKLSGKKTPTDMENWAKAEIK, encoded by the coding sequence ATGAAGAAACTGTTAATATTTACATTCCTGCTATGCTCCGTTACAGCATATGCTCAAATTGACACATCCGGATTTTACATGGCTAAGGTATTGTATGAAAAAAAGGATTTACATGGCGCAGAAACAATATTAAAACGCATTGAGAAGTCTGCGCCGGATTATGCCCCTTGTTTGTATTACCTTGGATTAGTATTTCAAGATGAAAATAATTTTAATGACGCCGAAAAATATTATTTATTAGCAGGCGAAAAAGGCAAGAATTATGGAGAGCCTTATTCGGATTTATCTGCATTAATGTTTGAGGAACACAAATACAATGATGCAGTTCAATATGCCAAAGTTTCAATTGACAGGGACTCAACCAATGAAAAGGCATACATCAATTTAGCCTCTGCTTTATATCAGATTAAAAAATATGACGAATCCAGGGAAGACTTCATCAAAGCTGCAGAAATTAATCCTTTTGAAGTGCTAAATCTTGGCGTTGTCCAGCTAAAGCAATATAACAATCCAAATGGTGCTATTTATTACTTTACCATTGTATATAAGTTATATCCAACATTCCCCTCTGTTATATTGAATCTTGGGAACACCTATAGAATGATTGGAAACACAACGATTGCCACCCAAATTTTTGAAAATGGTTATCATGCAATAAATCCAACGGATAAAATGTTTGAATTGATTTATGTCAACTACTTCAGACTCCTTTTAGACAACAAGCAATATAGGCAAATCATCAAGACTGCATTCAATAAGGTACCTGGTAATCACGCGTATGCTTACTTTTATTCTGCCTTATCCAATTATGCACTTGGAAACAAAGCTATATTTATCCGGCAAGCTAATCGATACTTCAAATTATCCGGGAAAAAAACGCCAACTGACATGGAGAATTGGGCAAAAGCAGAAATAAAATAA
- a CDS encoding SET domain-containing protein-lysine N-methyltransferase yields MELPHKGVYTRLQRSEIHGIGVFAIVDIPGETDLFSEVESEMVWLKEEELKLEQLPEAIRKLYEDFCVVKEKDGETLYGCPDNFSNLKISWYLNHSQTPNVYCDEDYNFITLRDIRAGEELTVDYDTYSL; encoded by the coding sequence ATGGAACTGCCGCATAAAGGGGTATATACCCGGTTACAACGCTCAGAGATACATGGAATCGGGGTTTTTGCCATTGTTGATATTCCCGGGGAGACCGATCTGTTTAGTGAAGTCGAGTCGGAAATGGTATGGCTGAAAGAGGAAGAACTCAAACTGGAGCAACTTCCCGAGGCCATACGGAAACTATATGAAGATTTTTGCGTAGTCAAAGAAAAGGATGGAGAAACCCTGTACGGATGTCCGGATAACTTTTCTAACCTGAAAATATCCTGGTACCTCAACCATTCCCAAACCCCCAACGTGTATTGCGATGAAGATTATAATTTCATTACCCTGAGAGATATCCGCGCAGGCGAAGAACTGACTGTAGATTACGATACTTACAGTCTGTAG
- a CDS encoding cupin domain-containing protein — MKHESVEIISTYNAEHYTWGDRCSGWYYLNSENIAIIRECMPPATKETLHYHRKSHQFFYILSGVATFEIDGMMYNLEDGEGVLINPGIKHRIINNTNSDLKFLVISEPPSHGDRVNPHNPDEIKSKPIKMPIRFLSAKKNKGK; from the coding sequence ATGAAACATGAATCAGTTGAAATCATAAGCACTTACAATGCGGAACATTATACATGGGGAGACCGTTGTAGCGGATGGTATTATTTAAATTCCGAAAATATAGCGATTATCCGGGAATGCATGCCTCCCGCAACAAAGGAAACGCTTCATTATCACCGGAAGTCGCACCAGTTCTTTTATATCCTGAGCGGAGTTGCCACTTTTGAGATCGACGGAATGATGTATAATCTCGAAGACGGAGAAGGAGTCCTGATCAACCCCGGAATCAAACACCGGATCATAAATAACACCAATTCGGATCTGAAGTTTCTGGTCATTTCCGAACCTCCATCGCATGGCGACAGAGTGAATCCCCACAACCCTGACGAAATAAAATCCAAACCCATCAAAATGCCGATCCGTTTCCTTTCGGCGAAGAAAAACAAAGGGAAATAA